One stretch of Bombus affinis isolate iyBomAffi1 chromosome 4, iyBomAffi1.2, whole genome shotgun sequence DNA includes these proteins:
- the LOC126915626 gene encoding uncharacterized protein LOC126915626 has protein sequence MSCLEESQADCRCLYTLTLTDAIIHEQFSEMKDSFNHVPSIHEVDEEETDEENTCDQESKTPKDVEQSADLVKDTIDEDSIYSNDSFCSDESGDESEGTNVTSRSLNESHHSPEITNCTSNQKDSKSEKEEGSENIIQNNEVTNLISCRSSISEANSIGIKQVRNRRRNMSFTDDEIRKIEWENQILLRKIMAQQRPKEKILHENVPLTRISSSAINRKKLQKKIENENILLLQRIQQTKSRVMNNTTKPGCRQTIL, from the exons ATGTCATGCTTAGAAGAGAGTCAGGCTGATTGTAGGTGTCTGTATACATTAACGTTAACAGATGCAATAATTCATGAACAATTTTCTGAAATGAAAGATAGTTTCAATCATGTGCCCAGTATTCATGAAGTGGATGAAGAAGAAACTGACGAGGAAAATACCTGTGATCAAGAATCAAAGACCCCCAAAGATGTTGAACAATCTGCAGATTTAGTAAAAGACACCATAGATGAAGATTCCATCTATAGCAATGACTCGTTTTGTTCTGATGAGTCTGGCGATGAATCTGAAGGAACTAATGTCACATCAAGATCGCTTAATGAGTCCCATCATTCTCCTGAAATCACTAATTGCACAAGTAACCAAAAGGATAGCAAAagtgaaaaagaagaaggatccgaaaatataatacaaaacaaTGAAGTTACAAACTTAATTTCTTGTAGAAGTTCAATATCTGAAGCTAATTCTATAGGCATCAAACAGGTAAGGAACAGAAGGAGGAATATGAGTTTTACAGATGATGAAATTCGGAAGATCGAATGGGAGAATCAAATTCTTTTGAGAAAGATAATGGCACAACAAAGACCGAAGGAGAAGATACTTCATGAAAATGTCCCATTAACGCGCATAAGCAGCTCTGCAATAAATAGaaagaaattacaaaaaaaaatagaaaatgaaaatata TTACTTTTGCAAAGGATACAACAAACTAAATCACGTGTTATGAACAATACAACAAAACCTGGTTGTAGACAGACAATTTTATAA